One Cardinium endosymbiont cEper1 of Encarsia pergandiella genomic region harbors:
- the thrS gene encoding threonine--tRNA ligase: protein MIHILMDGQTKSFPKGITGLAIAQQFGATLDLLAVQVNGLVYDLTRPIEVDATLHFLRWEDEAGKQLFWHSSAHLLAAALSICYPGVTFGIGPPIAEGFYYDVDLGPYPTNSLDLAAIEREMMRLAQRKDPFVRRVVSKQEAIAFFTKKKDPYKLELLEGLEEGTITFYQQGDFADLCKGAHLPHTGWIKAVKILNVSAAYWRGDTKNKQLTRIYGITFPTKKELADFLHRREEAQKRSHVKIGKALGLFTFSEKVGLGLPLWLPKGALLCDTLVQFLKKEQIKRGYQPVVTPHIGHKALYITSGHYEKYQTDCFQPIRTAEEEYLLKPMNCPHHCEIYTSAPRSYKELPIRLAEFGTVYRYELHGALHGLTRTRCFTQDDAHIFCRSDQVPEEFAKVIDLVRYVFGLFGFKDYTAQLSFRDPNSHTYMGDPQDWDLAEAAIQAIAQEKGLQTTVALGEAAFYGPKVDFMVKDALGRSWQLGTVQLDYQLPIRFDLTYMGADSQKHRPVMIHRAPFGSLERFIAILIEHTAGKFPLWLAPEQVVVLSLSDKYASYATVVHQKLLENEIRTVLDIRSETIGKKVREATLRKVPYILVVGEKEMADETVAIRKQNNQISMALNDFIQQIRAELATIASCSIS, encoded by the coding sequence ATGATTCATATTTTAATGGATGGTCAAACAAAGTCATTTCCCAAAGGGATTACTGGCTTAGCCATTGCCCAACAATTTGGCGCAACCCTTGATCTCTTAGCGGTTCAGGTAAATGGCCTCGTTTATGACCTTACGCGCCCTATTGAGGTAGATGCTACCCTCCATTTTCTTAGATGGGAAGATGAAGCAGGCAAGCAGCTCTTTTGGCACTCTTCTGCCCACCTTTTGGCTGCAGCATTGTCCATATGTTATCCAGGTGTTACTTTTGGCATAGGTCCTCCTATTGCAGAAGGATTCTATTATGATGTCGATTTAGGACCTTATCCTACAAATAGCTTAGATCTAGCAGCCATAGAAAGAGAGATGATGAGACTGGCCCAGCGCAAGGATCCATTTGTCCGTCGAGTCGTTTCCAAACAAGAAGCCATTGCCTTTTTTACTAAAAAAAAAGATCCTTATAAATTAGAGCTATTAGAAGGACTCGAAGAAGGTACCATTACCTTTTATCAGCAAGGTGATTTTGCTGATTTATGTAAGGGGGCCCATTTGCCCCATACTGGATGGATAAAAGCAGTTAAAATTTTAAATGTTTCAGCCGCTTATTGGCGGGGGGATACAAAAAATAAACAGCTCACCCGTATCTATGGCATCACCTTCCCAACTAAAAAAGAACTAGCTGATTTTTTACATAGACGAGAAGAAGCCCAAAAAAGAAGCCATGTAAAAATTGGAAAAGCACTTGGCCTCTTTACCTTTTCTGAAAAGGTAGGACTGGGTCTACCCCTTTGGTTGCCTAAGGGGGCACTATTGTGTGATACATTGGTCCAGTTTCTTAAAAAAGAGCAAATCAAACGGGGATACCAGCCAGTTGTTACCCCTCATATTGGCCATAAGGCACTTTATATAACCTCTGGCCATTATGAAAAATATCAAACCGATTGCTTTCAACCCATTCGTACCGCTGAGGAAGAATACCTTCTAAAGCCTATGAACTGTCCCCATCATTGTGAGATTTATACCAGTGCCCCCCGTTCGTATAAAGAGTTACCCATACGTTTGGCAGAATTTGGGACGGTCTATCGTTATGAATTACATGGTGCCTTGCATGGATTGACCCGAACCCGCTGTTTTACCCAAGACGATGCCCATATTTTCTGCCGTTCAGACCAAGTACCAGAAGAGTTTGCCAAAGTAATTGATTTAGTACGCTATGTATTTGGTCTATTTGGTTTTAAGGACTATACTGCACAACTCTCTTTTAGAGATCCCAATAGCCATACCTATATGGGGGATCCGCAAGATTGGGATCTGGCAGAAGCAGCAATTCAAGCCATTGCCCAAGAGAAGGGTTTGCAAACTACCGTTGCCCTAGGGGAAGCTGCTTTTTATGGACCAAAAGTTGATTTTATGGTAAAAGATGCCTTGGGGCGTAGTTGGCAATTGGGTACGGTGCAGTTGGATTACCAGCTTCCTATTCGCTTTGATCTAACCTATATGGGGGCCGATAGCCAAAAGCATCGGCCTGTTATGATCCATCGTGCTCCGTTTGGTTCATTGGAGCGCTTTATAGCCATTTTAATAGAGCATACAGCGGGCAAATTTCCACTCTGGCTAGCGCCAGAACAAGTAGTAGTTTTATCCCTTTCCGATAAATATGCCAGTTATGCTACAGTGGTCCACCAGAAACTATTGGAAAATGAGATACGTACTGTCTTAGATATCCGAAGTGAAACCATTGGCAAAAAAGTTCGTGAAGCTACTTTACGCAAAGTTCCTTATATATTAGTCGTTGGCGAAAAAGAAATGGCAGATGAAACCGTTGCCATTCGAAAACAAAACAACCAAATTAGTATGGCTCTAAATGATTTTATTCAGCAGATTCGTGCAGAATTGGCTACAATAGCCAGTTGTAGTATAAGCTAG
- a CDS encoding bifunctional UDP-N-acetylmuramoyl-tripeptide:D-alanyl-D-alanine ligase/alanine racemase, producing the protein MHLHHTLAYFSDLVVVTNGQVIVKAANFPITELIIDSRNKPTTPFPIFFAIVGINHDGHNYIAAAYEKGIRQFVVAHPYHCAIIEKLHGVNILQVTHTLEALHQFIIFYRSKYQLPLLGITGSNGKTIVKEWMHEFLSRKYKTVSNPQSYNSQVGVPLSISLLQPSHAYGIFEAGIAQTGEMAKLAPLIQPTHGLFTNIGPAHSQGFQNIMQKVEEKIKLFASCTTIYYCKDHRLIHLAMVQLYGKTKILVNWSFHNQKADYKVRYKRLSNQTTLYITTTTQSNTFVIPFRDKASIENITHCLVYLLDNGFDPGPLQRSLLQLTSIPMRMTLKAGIHRCQIIDDTYTNDMVSLSIALDFMQQQQPMKRTAILTDILQSATPDDQLYQELAALLAQHTIHRLIGIGPIISQYKTLFPIPETIFFNGIEDYLAQKPSFKDETILAKGARTFRLERVVQTIEQNNHGTILEIDMHAIRHNLSYFRRQLNVGTKIMAMVKASCYGSGSSNFELAAVLQRHGVEYLGVAYMDEGICLRQKGITLPIMVMNPTDDHFDAILDHHLEPEIYSLPLLDALACFMAERSVQSIPIHLKLETGMHRLGIAATELDQLIEQLKQIPSLHVVSIFSHLAASQADLHDAYTLVQAERFIKMAQYIEEHLAIKPLKHLLNTNGIVRFPQFQFDMVRLGIGLHGVGVDQTIQPHLLPASKLKTTISQVKSIQKGDSIGYDRKVIATQAMTIAIIPIGYADGLSRSFGCGKATVVIQGHECPIIGNVCMDMAMVDVTGLALKRGDEVIIFSAEHPIDRLAERLGTISYELLTQISQRVKRVYYT; encoded by the coding sequence ATGCATCTTCATCACACGCTGGCTTACTTCAGTGACTTAGTAGTGGTTACAAATGGCCAAGTAATCGTTAAAGCAGCTAATTTCCCCATAACAGAATTAATCATAGATAGCAGAAATAAACCCACTACCCCATTCCCTATTTTTTTTGCCATTGTAGGCATTAACCACGATGGACACAATTATATAGCAGCAGCTTATGAAAAAGGCATACGCCAGTTTGTTGTCGCCCATCCATACCATTGTGCTATCATAGAAAAACTCCATGGAGTCAATATCCTACAAGTAACCCATACCTTAGAAGCTTTACACCAATTTATTATTTTTTACCGCTCAAAATATCAGTTACCGCTATTGGGCATTACCGGTAGCAATGGCAAAACGATTGTAAAAGAATGGATGCATGAATTTTTATCCAGGAAGTATAAAACGGTTAGCAACCCCCAGAGTTACAATTCTCAGGTTGGCGTACCACTTTCAATAAGCCTATTACAACCCAGCCATGCATATGGTATCTTTGAAGCAGGTATTGCGCAAACAGGTGAAATGGCTAAATTAGCCCCACTAATTCAACCGACGCATGGGCTTTTTACCAACATTGGCCCTGCGCACAGCCAAGGGTTTCAAAACATCATGCAAAAAGTTGAAGAGAAAATAAAATTGTTTGCCAGCTGTACAACTATTTATTATTGTAAAGACCATCGGCTGATTCATCTAGCCATGGTGCAGCTATATGGTAAGACAAAAATATTAGTAAATTGGTCTTTTCATAACCAAAAAGCCGATTATAAGGTTCGTTACAAACGGCTAAGCAACCAAACCACCCTATACATTACTACAACCACCCAAAGCAACACTTTTGTAATTCCTTTTCGGGATAAGGCTTCCATAGAGAATATAACCCATTGTCTGGTCTACTTATTAGATAATGGATTTGATCCCGGACCACTGCAACGTTCACTGCTCCAGCTTACCTCCATACCGATGCGTATGACCCTTAAAGCGGGCATCCATCGATGCCAGATCATAGATGATACCTACACCAATGATATGGTCAGCCTAAGCATTGCATTAGATTTTATGCAACAACAACAGCCAATGAAACGAACCGCTATTTTAACTGATATACTACAATCTGCTACACCTGATGACCAACTATATCAGGAACTAGCTGCCTTATTGGCCCAACATACCATCCATCGGCTGATCGGTATTGGCCCCATTATATCCCAGTATAAAACGCTTTTTCCTATACCAGAAACGATATTTTTTAATGGTATAGAAGATTATTTGGCACAAAAGCCATCTTTTAAAGATGAAACCATCTTAGCAAAGGGCGCACGTACGTTTCGATTAGAACGGGTGGTGCAAACAATAGAACAAAACAACCATGGAACCATTTTAGAGATCGATATGCATGCGATCAGACATAACCTTTCTTACTTTAGAAGACAACTAAACGTAGGCACTAAAATTATGGCTATGGTAAAAGCTTCCTGCTACGGCAGTGGTAGCAGCAACTTTGAACTAGCTGCTGTACTACAGCGCCATGGTGTGGAGTACCTAGGGGTCGCCTATATGGACGAGGGCATCTGTTTGCGCCAAAAAGGCATCACTTTGCCGATTATGGTGATGAATCCAACCGATGATCATTTTGATGCCATCTTAGATCATCATTTAGAACCAGAAATATACAGCTTGCCATTATTAGATGCATTGGCTTGTTTTATGGCAGAAAGATCGGTCCAATCCATACCCATTCACCTTAAATTAGAAACAGGCATGCACCGTTTGGGTATAGCAGCAACAGAGCTAGACCAGCTCATAGAGCAGTTGAAACAAATCCCCAGTCTACATGTAGTAAGTATTTTTAGCCATTTAGCTGCTTCACAAGCAGACCTGCACGATGCATATACCCTCGTGCAGGCAGAAAGATTTATAAAAATGGCGCAATATATAGAAGAACATCTGGCTATAAAGCCTTTGAAACATCTTTTAAACACCAATGGTATCGTACGTTTTCCACAATTTCAATTTGATATGGTACGACTAGGCATTGGCTTACATGGTGTAGGGGTTGATCAAACCATACAGCCCCATCTATTACCAGCCAGCAAGCTTAAAACCACCATTTCACAGGTCAAGTCTATTCAAAAAGGCGATAGCATAGGCTATGATCGCAAAGTCATCGCTACACAAGCGATGACGATTGCCATCATACCTATAGGTTATGCAGATGGTTTAAGCAGATCATTTGGGTGCGGCAAAGCCACTGTGGTTATTCAAGGACATGAATGTCCTATTATAGGTAATGTATGCATGGATATGGCGATGGTAGACGTCACAGGTCTAGCGTTAAAACGTGGTGATGAAGTGATTATTTTTAGTGCGGAACATCCAATAGATAGGCTAGCCGAACGGTTGGGTACTATTTCTTATGAATTACTCACCCAAATAAGCCAAAGGGTAAAACGTGTGTATTATACTTAA
- the groL gene encoding chaperonin GroEL (60 kDa chaperone family; promotes refolding of misfolded polypeptides especially under stressful conditions; forms two stacked rings of heptamers to form a barrel-shaped 14mer; ends can be capped by GroES; misfolded proteins enter the barrel where they are refolded when GroES binds), which yields MAKNIIFDAEAREKLKRGIDTMANAVKVTLGPKGRNVILDKKFGAPSVTKDGVSVAKEISLKDPVENMGAQLVKEVASKTADSAGDGTTTATLLAQSIFTHGIKNVAAGANPMDIKRGIDKGVTAVVKKLQEISKKINDSKEIEQVATISANSDSKIGKMIANAMEKVGKDGVITVEEAKGTETEVKVVEGMEFDRGYLSPYFATNTEKMEVELSNPYILICDKKISTMKDLLPILEAVSQSGRPLVIVAEDIDGEALATLVVNKIRGVLRVAAVKAPGFGDRRKAMLEDIAVLTGGNLIAEEKGCKLESVTLDYLGTAEKINIDKDRTVIVHGGGNKKDIEARIAQIKAQIAHATSDYDKEKLQERLAKLSGGVAILYIGAATEVEMKEKKDRVDDALHATRAAVQEGIVPGGGVALLRAATSGSLDNLAVENEDEQTGIKILRLALESPLRTIVANAGGEPSVVVQRVKEGTDSFGYNARTDVFEDLYKAGIIDPTKVTRLALENAASIASLLLTTACVVADDPEDEKPAPMPQMGGGMGGMM from the coding sequence ATGGCAAAGAATATAATTTTTGATGCAGAAGCACGCGAGAAGCTAAAGAGAGGCATTGATACCATGGCCAATGCAGTGAAGGTTACCCTAGGTCCAAAAGGTAGGAATGTTATTTTAGATAAAAAGTTTGGTGCTCCTAGTGTGACCAAAGATGGTGTATCAGTAGCAAAAGAAATTAGTCTAAAAGATCCTGTAGAAAACATGGGTGCACAACTGGTGAAAGAAGTAGCTTCTAAAACAGCGGATAGCGCTGGAGATGGTACTACTACTGCCACACTTTTGGCTCAATCTATTTTTACACATGGTATTAAAAATGTGGCTGCAGGCGCTAATCCGATGGACATCAAGCGTGGTATAGACAAAGGTGTAACAGCCGTTGTTAAGAAGCTACAAGAAATCTCTAAAAAAATAAATGATTCTAAAGAAATAGAACAAGTAGCCACTATTTCCGCTAATAGCGACTCCAAGATCGGTAAAATGATTGCAAATGCTATGGAAAAAGTAGGTAAAGATGGCGTGATTACAGTTGAGGAAGCAAAGGGTACAGAAACAGAAGTAAAGGTAGTGGAAGGAATGGAATTTGATCGGGGCTATCTATCTCCTTATTTTGCAACCAATACAGAAAAGATGGAAGTAGAGCTTTCCAATCCTTATATCCTGATTTGTGATAAGAAAATTTCTACTATGAAGGATCTGCTTCCTATTTTAGAAGCCGTTTCTCAAAGTGGAAGACCGTTGGTAATCGTTGCCGAAGATATAGATGGCGAAGCATTGGCTACCCTTGTTGTAAATAAAATTCGAGGTGTGTTACGTGTAGCCGCTGTGAAGGCACCTGGTTTTGGTGATAGAAGAAAGGCAATGTTAGAAGATATTGCCGTACTTACAGGCGGTAATTTAATTGCAGAAGAAAAAGGTTGCAAACTGGAAAGTGTTACTTTGGACTATTTGGGTACTGCAGAAAAAATCAATATCGATAAAGATCGTACCGTTATTGTACATGGTGGTGGAAATAAGAAAGATATCGAAGCGAGGATCGCCCAAATTAAGGCACAAATAGCACATGCTACTTCTGATTATGATAAAGAAAAACTCCAAGAGCGTTTGGCAAAGTTATCTGGTGGTGTAGCCATTTTGTATATTGGTGCAGCTACAGAAGTAGAAATGAAAGAAAAAAAAGACCGTGTAGATGATGCATTGCATGCAACAAGAGCTGCTGTACAAGAAGGTATTGTGCCAGGTGGTGGCGTTGCATTGTTGCGTGCAGCAACCTCTGGGTCATTAGATAACCTAGCTGTAGAAAATGAAGATGAACAAACAGGTATCAAAATTTTGAGACTTGCACTAGAGTCGCCTTTGCGCACCATTGTAGCCAATGCAGGCGGTGAGCCATCTGTAGTGGTCCAACGTGTAAAAGAAGGTACCGATTCTTTTGGATACAATGCGCGTACAGATGTGTTTGAAGATCTGTATAAGGCAGGGATTATTGATCCAACTAAAGTAACCAGATTAGCGTTAGAGAATGCAGCTTCTATTGCTTCTCTTTTACTGACAACGGCTTGTGTAGTAGCAGATGATCCGGAAGATGAAAAGCCTGCTCCTATGCCTCAAATGGGTGGTGGAATGGGTGGCATGATGTAA
- a CDS encoding co-chaperone GroES has protein sequence MSKVHIRPLADRVLVQPAAAEEKTVGGIIIPDSAKEKPQKGKVIAVGPGKKDEPMTVKVGDQVLYGKYSGTELDIDGATYLIMKESDIYAIT, from the coding sequence ATGAGCAAAGTTCATATAAGACCATTAGCTGATAGGGTTCTAGTACAACCTGCAGCAGCTGAAGAAAAAACAGTTGGCGGAATTATTATTCCTGATAGCGCTAAAGAAAAACCTCAAAAAGGAAAAGTGATTGCAGTAGGACCAGGTAAGAAAGATGAACCTATGACGGTTAAAGTAGGGGATCAGGTGCTTTATGGCAAATATAGTGGTACAGAGTTAGATATAGATGGTGCAACCTATCTCATTATGAAAGAATCAGATATTTATGCTATTACCTAA
- a CDS encoding alpha-ketoacid dehydrogenase subunit alpha/beta yields the protein MLNALSITPTDILHDYRIACESRAASVLARKEVFAGKAKFGIFGDGKEVAQLAMAKYFQAGDWRAGYYRDQTFMFAIGALTLQQYFAQLYAHTSIEADPASGGRMMNSHFATRFIDGAGNWLNQLTRKNVSADLSCTASQMPRLLGLAYASKLYRATDFHNIQKKFSYKGNEVAFGTIGDASTSEGMFFETINAGGVLQVPMCISIWDDGYGISVPQPYHTTKGDISAVLAGFKRTKGKTGYEIFVAKGWDYLALCHTYHQAVTICRTEHVPVLIHVKELTQPQGHSTSGSHERYKSAKRLRWERAYDCLPKMAAWMIESGIANEETLQNIALEADKKVKVAQQAAWHASIHDRNQAKNELLALLNDIVLPQEIADTSEWSTIMDTLTAQPHLRYLDISQAIDKALYTLREIPYVHKKGLLAWWHKNIRNNTNRFSSHLYSHSRSAALYVKGIPPIYTDHPSQVDGREILCSCFKSLLARDGRVFAIGQDLGKIGDVNQGFAGLQPLYGPLRVTDASIRECTMIGQGIGAAMRGLRPIVEIQYLDYLPYALQIIQDDLATLLYRTKGGQKAPMIIRTRGHRLEGIWHAGSYISSIMHAIRGIYLLVPRNMTQAAGFYNTMMRSDDIALIIECLNGYRLKEPMPNNVATMAIPIGVPELLRVGKDVTIVTYGAMCRIVCAAADRLSDLAIECEVIDVQTLLPFDIHHSIVQSLAKTNRIVFADEDVPGGTTAYMMQQVLEEQKGYAMLDEAPITISSKPHRPAYGDDGNYFSKPNVEEVVSKIYSMMHQVDPLCYPAIL from the coding sequence ATGTTAAACGCCTTATCCATTACGCCTACTGACATACTGCATGACTATCGAATAGCTTGTGAGAGCAGAGCAGCAAGTGTCTTAGCACGGAAAGAAGTCTTTGCAGGAAAGGCGAAATTTGGTATTTTTGGAGATGGTAAAGAGGTAGCTCAACTAGCTATGGCTAAATATTTTCAAGCTGGGGATTGGCGTGCGGGGTACTATAGAGACCAAACTTTTATGTTTGCGATTGGTGCACTGACTTTGCAACAATATTTTGCCCAATTATATGCACATACTTCTATAGAGGCTGATCCGGCTTCTGGGGGGAGAATGATGAACAGCCATTTTGCAACAAGATTTATAGATGGAGCAGGCAATTGGTTGAATCAACTCACCCGTAAAAACGTTTCCGCTGATCTATCCTGTACGGCCTCACAAATGCCCAGATTATTGGGACTAGCCTATGCTTCTAAATTATACCGAGCTACTGATTTTCACAACATACAAAAAAAATTCTCTTATAAAGGGAATGAAGTGGCTTTTGGCACCATTGGTGATGCAAGTACTTCAGAGGGTATGTTTTTTGAAACCATTAATGCAGGTGGGGTTTTACAAGTACCTATGTGTATTTCTATTTGGGATGATGGATATGGTATCTCTGTTCCCCAACCCTATCATACTACTAAGGGAGACATTTCTGCCGTTTTAGCAGGCTTTAAACGGACAAAGGGAAAAACTGGCTATGAAATATTTGTTGCGAAGGGGTGGGACTATCTAGCTTTATGTCACACCTATCATCAGGCGGTAACCATCTGTAGAACCGAACATGTGCCTGTATTGATTCATGTTAAAGAACTTACCCAACCACAAGGCCATTCTACATCTGGCTCTCATGAACGGTACAAGTCGGCAAAACGATTAAGATGGGAAAGGGCATATGACTGCCTACCAAAGATGGCAGCATGGATGATAGAAAGTGGCATAGCCAATGAGGAGACACTCCAAAACATTGCCTTAGAAGCAGATAAAAAAGTAAAAGTAGCGCAGCAAGCTGCATGGCATGCCTCTATCCATGACCGCAACCAAGCAAAAAATGAGCTACTTGCTTTGTTAAACGATATTGTATTGCCCCAAGAAATAGCAGACACGAGCGAGTGGTCTACTATTATGGATACCCTAACTGCACAACCCCATCTCCGTTACTTAGATATCAGTCAAGCAATAGATAAAGCCCTCTATACATTACGGGAGATACCTTATGTCCATAAAAAGGGTCTACTGGCTTGGTGGCACAAAAATATAAGAAACAACACAAACAGATTTAGTAGCCATCTTTATAGCCACTCTAGAAGTGCTGCTTTATATGTAAAAGGAATACCTCCTATTTATACAGACCATCCTTCACAGGTAGATGGTAGAGAAATATTATGTAGTTGTTTTAAATCGTTATTAGCGCGTGATGGTCGTGTTTTTGCGATTGGACAAGATTTAGGAAAAATAGGCGATGTAAACCAGGGTTTTGCAGGTCTACAGCCGCTATATGGTCCACTAAGGGTAACCGATGCCAGCATTCGAGAGTGTACTATGATCGGTCAAGGCATTGGTGCAGCCATGCGTGGGCTAAGACCAATCGTTGAAATACAATATTTAGACTATCTTCCTTATGCTTTACAAATTATACAGGATGATTTAGCTACACTGCTATATAGAACGAAAGGAGGACAAAAAGCACCTATGATCATTCGGACAAGAGGCCACCGACTAGAGGGTATTTGGCATGCTGGTTCTTATATATCGAGCATTATGCATGCCATAAGGGGGATCTACCTACTAGTGCCCCGGAATATGACCCAAGCAGCTGGTTTTTACAATACTATGATGCGTTCAGATGACATTGCTTTAATCATTGAGTGTTTGAATGGTTACCGCTTAAAGGAGCCTATGCCTAATAATGTAGCAACCATGGCCATACCGATAGGTGTACCAGAACTACTTCGTGTAGGCAAAGATGTGACGATTGTAACCTATGGTGCGATGTGTAGAATTGTTTGTGCTGCAGCGGATAGACTCTCAGATTTAGCCATTGAATGTGAAGTCATTGATGTACAGACTTTATTACCTTTTGATATACATCATAGTATTGTACAATCTTTGGCAAAAACGAATCGTATTGTTTTTGCAGATGAAGATGTCCCAGGCGGTACAACTGCCTATATGATGCAACAAGTATTGGAAGAGCAGAAGGGTTACGCTATGTTGGACGAAGCACCGATAACGATTAGCAGCAAACCACATCGCCCAGCCTATGGAGACGATGGAAACTATTTTTCTAAACCTAACGTAGAAGAAGTAGTCAGTAAAATATATAGCATGATGCATCAAGTGGATCCCTTGTGCTATCCAGCTATTTTATAG
- a CDS encoding iron-sulfur cluster assembly protein: MVQKEQVIEAIKQVYDPEIPVNIYELGLIYEITILPLNNIEILMTLTSPNCPAADIIPSQVEEKIKAIEGVHAVTVHLTFEPAYTMDRMSEAAKLELGFA; encoded by the coding sequence ATGGTTCAAAAAGAACAAGTCATAGAAGCCATTAAACAAGTTTACGATCCAGAAATACCTGTCAATATCTATGAACTAGGGCTTATTTATGAAATTACGATTTTACCACTAAATAATATTGAAATCTTAATGACACTTACTTCTCCTAATTGTCCAGCGGCAGATATTATCCCAAGTCAAGTAGAAGAAAAAATCAAAGCCATAGAGGGCGTACATGCAGTAACCGTACATCTTACCTTTGAACCAGCTTATACAATGGATCGAATGTCTGAAGCAGCAAAATTAGAATTGGGATTTGCTTAA